A genomic stretch from Mastacembelus armatus chromosome 7, fMasArm1.2, whole genome shotgun sequence includes:
- the ackr5 gene encoding G-protein coupled receptor 182, translating to MSTHEHNYSSNHNGTLWFVHDCTLQLDLGYRRIALFLLYLLIFMLGLLENALVVWVNWRRRHSANGVLFCIINMSLSDLMVIVILPFFMMEVTLDHVWLWGRFLCKITNLIFIVNFYSSTFFLAFMTLERYLSLTRPSYPAFFPVVGRRRWMLCGGLWVFSFFLALIENIHVDVLEWDEPGCYMMPENNMVEWFVSVAFLGLIFQFLGPAVVIITCNVLIARAVKTAPDVQERRDVWVVHVYSLVFIMCWLPYHIITILIMINDIDPFLFSCNTVEFTYFSFSVVHTLSLFHCVANPILYNFLSKSFRNNLINTVVNYIPREVTMGQAGAGNQPSAPSGGRGDPGKQRKLSNTSTSQSDVGS from the coding sequence ATGAGCACTCATGAGCACAACTATTCGAGCAACCACAACGGCACACTGTGGTTTGTTCATGACTGCACTCTCCAGCTCGATCTCGGTTACCGGCGCATTGCCCTCTTTCTGCTCTACCTTCTCATCTTCATGTTGGGCTTACTGGAGAATGCGCTGGTTGTCTGGGTCAACTGGCGTCGACGGCACTCGGCAAATGGGGTTCTCTTTTGCATCATCAACATGAGCCTGTCAGACCTGATGGTAATTGTCATCCTGCCTTTCTTCATGATGGAGGTGACCTTAGACCATGTTTGGCTGTGGGGCCGCTTTCTTTGCAAAATCACCAACCTCATCTTCATAGTCAACTTCTACAGCAGCACTTTCTTCCTCGCCTTCATGACTCTGGAGCGCTATCTGTCCCTGACCAGACCCTCATATCCAGCCTTCTTTCCAGTGGTGGGCCGGCGGCGCTGGATGCTCTGTGGAGGTTTGTGGGTGTTCTCCTTTTTCCTGGCTCTTATCGAGAACATTCACGTGGATGTTCTTGAGTGGGATGAGCCTGGCTGTTACATGATGCCTGAAAACAACATGGTCGAAtggtttgtgtctgtggctTTCCTGGGCCTGATCTTCCAGTTCCTGGGCCCTGCTGTTGTCATCATCACCTGTAACGTGCTGATTGCGCGAGCTGTTAAAACAGCGCCTGATGTACAGGAGCGGCGGGATGTGTGGGTAGTGCATGTGTACTCCCTAGTGTTTATCATGTGCTGGCTGCCGTACCACATTATCACAATTTTGATAATGATAAATGACATTGACCCCTTCCTCTTCAGCTGCAACACAGTAGAGTTCACCTACTTCTCATTCAGTGTGGTACATACCCTGTCTCTTTTCCACTGTGTTGCCAACCCTATCCTCTACAACTTCCTCAGCAAGAGCTTCCGCAACAACCTAATCAACACTGTAGTGAATTACATACCCAGAGAGGTGACTATGGGCCAAGCAGGAGCAGGGAACCAGCCCAGTGCTCCCAGTGGAGGCAGGGGAGACCCAGGAAAGCAGCGCAAATTAAGCAACACCAGCACCAGCCAGTCTGATGTTGGTTCATAA